Proteins found in one Amycolatopsis aidingensis genomic segment:
- a CDS encoding putative RNA methyltransferase, whose product MNATGAGVPPLPSAVLRALRCSVCRERLSAGERAVRCPNRHSFDVAKQGYVNLLHAKVDAGTADTTEMVAARAEFLAAGHYAELAGLLVDRAADLLGDGLVLDAGGGTGYYLARVLDAAPGATGLALDVSAPALRRAARAHPRAGAAVWNLWREWPLGDGVADLLLNVFAPRNPAEFHRVLRPDGALLVVSPGPDHLAELARLLGLLAVDEDKLDRLDTALAGYFALAERTSHGGRVLLDPADARRAVLMGPNAHHLHRDGLADRLGELTEPIGVTTAFEVSVYLPRIAARA is encoded by the coding sequence ATGAACGCGACCGGAGCCGGGGTGCCGCCGCTGCCCTCCGCCGTACTGCGCGCGCTGCGCTGCTCGGTGTGCCGGGAGCGGCTTTCCGCAGGTGAGCGCGCGGTTCGCTGCCCGAACCGGCACTCCTTCGACGTGGCCAAGCAGGGCTACGTGAACCTGCTGCATGCCAAGGTGGACGCGGGCACCGCGGACACCACGGAGATGGTCGCGGCGCGGGCGGAGTTCCTGGCCGCGGGGCACTATGCCGAACTGGCCGGGCTGCTCGTCGACCGGGCGGCGGACCTGCTCGGGGACGGCCTCGTGCTGGACGCGGGCGGGGGCACCGGCTACTACCTCGCGCGGGTGCTGGACGCGGCGCCGGGCGCCACCGGCCTGGCACTGGACGTCTCGGCCCCGGCGCTGCGCCGGGCCGCGCGGGCGCATCCGCGGGCCGGCGCGGCCGTGTGGAACCTGTGGCGGGAGTGGCCGCTCGGCGACGGCGTCGCCGACCTGCTGCTGAACGTGTTCGCCCCGCGCAACCCCGCCGAGTTCCACCGGGTGCTGCGGCCGGACGGCGCGCTGCTGGTGGTCTCCCCGGGGCCGGACCACCTCGCCGAGCTGGCGCGGTTGCTCGGGCTGCTGGCCGTGGACGAGGACAAGCTGGACCGGCTGGACACCGCGCTGGCCGGGTACTTCGCCCTGGCCGAGCGGACCAGCCACGGCGGCAGGGTGCTGCTCGATCCCGCGGACGCCCGGCGAGCGGTGCTGATGGGGCCCAACGCGCATCACCTGCACCGGGACGGGCTCGCCGATCGCCTCGGCGAGCTCACCGAGCCGATCGGCGTCACCACCGCCTTCGAGGTGTCGGTCTACCTACCGAGGATCGCGGCCCGAGCTTGA
- a CDS encoding (2Fe-2S)-binding protein: protein MPQHTGSVAGPALHEVPATVLTDPEWLRADLRRGARLYGQADDRALGTVRWYSASSVLVAPALESLVLAGTALHPGLAETTFHLHPDGRFAGATAARVLGADLTDLGAALAATIEPVVRAISALTGAATRALWAIAADSIGNRLLWAGGAAGDPELGTRFAAPLAAAIGHRIPTPRYLEVGRSRVLRRSSCCLIYEATGGEKCTSCPRQPPAERTRRLHELLG, encoded by the coding sequence ATGCCGCAGCACACCGGCAGCGTGGCGGGCCCCGCGCTGCACGAGGTGCCCGCGACCGTGCTCACCGACCCCGAGTGGCTGCGCGCGGACCTGCGGCGGGGCGCGCGCCTGTACGGGCAGGCAGACGACCGGGCCCTCGGCACCGTGCGCTGGTACTCGGCGTCCTCGGTACTGGTCGCGCCCGCGCTGGAGTCCCTGGTGCTGGCCGGGACGGCCCTGCATCCCGGCCTCGCCGAGACCACCTTCCACCTGCATCCGGACGGCCGGTTCGCCGGGGCGACCGCGGCCAGGGTGCTCGGTGCTGACCTCACCGACCTTGGCGCCGCCCTCGCCGCGACGATCGAGCCCGTTGTGCGGGCGATCTCCGCGCTGACCGGCGCCGCCACCCGCGCGCTGTGGGCCATCGCGGCCGACTCGATCGGCAACCGGCTGCTGTGGGCCGGAGGCGCGGCGGGTGATCCGGAGCTGGGCACCCGGTTCGCCGCACCGCTGGCGGCGGCGATCGGACACCGGATCCCCACGCCGCGCTATCTGGAGGTGGGCCGCAGCAGGGTGCTGCGGCGCAGCTCCTGCTGCCTGATCTACGAGGCCACCGGCGGGGAGAAGTGCACCAGTTGCCCGCGCCAGCCGCCCGCCGAGCGCACCCGGCGCCTGCACGAGCTGCTCGGCTAG
- a CDS encoding aldo/keto reductase produces MTDQAGAASGGTFRLGGDLPVHRMGFGAMRITGAGVWGPPADRTNAIAVLRRAVELGVNLIDTADSYGPHVSEELIREALHPYPADLVIATKGGLLRTGPSEWIPLGKPAYLRQQVEMSLRRLELERIDLYQLHRVDPDYPLADQVGELKQLQQEGKIRHIGLSEVTVEQLEQARGIAEIVSVQNMYNLTDRGHEQVLDYATEHGLGFIPWFPVATGELARPGGVLDTASKEHGAAPAQLALAWLLHRSPVMLPIPGTSSVQHLEENVAAAELTLSADQYAQLAG; encoded by the coding sequence ATGACCGACCAGGCAGGCGCCGCATCCGGCGGGACGTTCCGGCTCGGCGGGGATCTCCCGGTGCACCGCATGGGCTTCGGCGCGATGCGGATCACCGGCGCGGGGGTGTGGGGCCCGCCGGCCGACCGCACGAACGCGATCGCCGTGCTCCGCCGCGCGGTCGAGCTCGGGGTCAACCTGATCGACACCGCCGACTCCTACGGGCCGCACGTCAGCGAGGAGCTGATCCGGGAGGCCCTGCACCCCTACCCGGCCGACCTGGTGATCGCCACCAAGGGCGGGCTGCTGCGCACCGGCCCGTCCGAGTGGATCCCGCTCGGCAAGCCCGCCTACCTGCGGCAGCAGGTCGAGATGAGCCTGCGCAGGCTGGAGCTGGAGCGGATCGACCTCTACCAACTGCACCGGGTGGACCCGGACTACCCGCTTGCCGACCAGGTCGGCGAGCTCAAACAGCTGCAGCAGGAAGGCAAGATCCGGCATATCGGCCTGTCCGAGGTGACCGTCGAGCAGCTCGAACAGGCGCGCGGCATCGCCGAGATCGTCAGCGTGCAGAACATGTACAACCTGACCGACCGGGGCCATGAACAGGTGCTCGACTACGCCACCGAGCATGGCCTCGGCTTCATCCCGTGGTTCCCGGTCGCCACCGGGGAGCTGGCCAGGCCGGGCGGGGTGCTGGACACCGCGAGCAAGGAACACGGCGCCGCGCCCGCGCAGCTCGCCCTTGCCTGGCTGCTGCACCGGTCGCCGGTCATGCTGCCGATCCCCGGTACCTCCTCGGTGCAGCACCTCGAGGAGAACGTCGCGGCCGCGGAGCTGACCCTCTCCGCGGATCAGTACGCCCAGCTGGCCGGCTAG
- the alc gene encoding allantoicase, which translates to MSERPEWTREPDLASRRFGGTVMWASDELFAEKENLVNPWTPRHQPETFGPRGQVYDGWETRRRRDTGADQAVLRLGMPGVIAGVVVDTAYFKGNYPPFVSVEACAVAGYPDAAELTGWETLVDRAPVSGDTENLFPVTVDRRYTHVRLTMHPDGGVARLRVHGTPVPDPGLLDPDALDLAALEHGGRIVGCSDMFYSAPDNLLAPGLAAHQAEGWETARRRDDGNDWAIVRLAGAGVVRFAELDTSNLRGNAPGWAALRGSVHPEDPDSWFDLLPRTRLQPDTRHRFAIPHSREATHVRLDIYPDGGMARLRLVGGLTEHGRARLTARYAAGDPGRS; encoded by the coding sequence ATGAGCGAACGTCCGGAGTGGACACGGGAACCCGATCTGGCGTCCAGGCGGTTCGGCGGAACCGTGATGTGGGCCAGTGATGAGCTGTTCGCGGAGAAGGAGAACCTGGTCAACCCGTGGACCCCGCGGCACCAGCCGGAGACCTTCGGGCCCAGGGGGCAGGTCTACGACGGCTGGGAGACCCGGCGCCGCAGGGACACCGGCGCGGACCAGGCCGTGCTGCGGCTGGGGATGCCCGGGGTGATCGCGGGTGTGGTGGTGGACACCGCGTACTTCAAGGGCAACTACCCGCCGTTCGTCTCGGTGGAGGCCTGCGCCGTCGCGGGCTATCCGGACGCCGCGGAGCTCACCGGATGGGAGACCCTGGTGGACCGGGCCCCGGTCTCCGGGGACACCGAGAACCTGTTCCCGGTCACGGTGGATCGCCGCTACACCCACGTGCGGCTGACCATGCACCCGGACGGCGGCGTCGCCCGGCTGCGGGTGCACGGCACCCCGGTGCCCGATCCAGGGCTGCTGGATCCGGACGCGCTGGACCTGGCGGCACTGGAGCACGGCGGCCGGATCGTCGGATGCAGCGACATGTTCTACTCCGCTCCGGACAACCTGCTCGCCCCCGGCCTCGCCGCGCACCAGGCCGAGGGCTGGGAGACCGCGCGCAGGCGGGACGACGGCAACGACTGGGCGATCGTGCGGCTGGCCGGGGCCGGGGTGGTGCGCTTCGCCGAACTGGACACCAGCAACCTGCGCGGCAACGCGCCGGGCTGGGCGGCGCTGCGCGGATCGGTGCATCCGGAGGACCCGGACTCCTGGTTCGACCTGCTGCCCCGCACCCGGCTGCAACCGGACACCCGGCACCGCTTCGCCATCCCGCATTCCCGGGAGGCCACCCACGTCCGGCTGGACATCTACCCGGACGGCGGGATGGCACGGCTGCGGCTGGTCGGCGGCCTCACCGAACACGGCCGCGCGCGGCTCACCGCCCGCTACGCGGCAGGCGACCCAGGAAGGAGCTGA